The following is a genomic window from Theobroma cacao cultivar B97-61/B2 chromosome 10, Criollo_cocoa_genome_V2, whole genome shotgun sequence.
GGAATGTTgaaatatttactttttgttgaaattattttgtttttggacAATTGAAACTCATCCCAATCTATTAATTCATAATGGCATAATGCTCTAATAagtctctaaattatttaaaaatatttaaatatatttttttaatatttttaaattttaaaattaatattaaatctaaaatcaattgatgataaaattattttatttttgaataattgaagtttaaatgtctattaattgaaatttgatcataatcattttttttcgaaATGATTGATGATACATTgtaaaataactatttttgttctctttttctcGTGCTTAATCTCAAAATCACGTAAAATAATCGTCGAGATatatgatcaaaataaaacaaaacttgAACCATTAATCTAAAATTCCAAGTTCattataaacttaatttatattaaacacAAATTGGTAAATATACATTTACATTATAATATAGATAAGTGAACGCCGTAAAAAATCACACTTTTATCGCCGGGATGGGATTATTTCTTACAGTAAAAACCGTGGGTATTTACTGATAGATTATCGACGACATGTTGAAGAGTAATTCACAACGGAATTTATCGACAAAATTTCATTGCATTTCAAGATCGTTCAATCTCAACCGGACACGTAcctgaaaacaaaaaacaaaccaAAGCCACTCTCATTACGACGCGTAAATCACACTTTCGCAATCTAAAACGTCCGTTTAAACCACATGCGTCAAAAACTGATCCACCCATTGGCAGATAAACATTAGAAAAGGGCACTTTATGAAACATAAAGTAACGGACGCTATGCCAAACCTCGTACCAGGCCCCCACAAAGCTAGTAAAACTaatataatttcaatttcataatatttattaatctttaatatttatgatataataattcaaagtttactacattttatataaaatttaaaaacctAACTCCAAAAATAcagagaataaataaataaaattatttaaaaaatattaaaaataattaaataaaaaataattcactAGGTCTAGTTTTTCTAAAAGTTTAGTTTCAATTCTTTGGGTCGAGAAGAACTTTTTGAGCATTTATATAAGAACTGGGCCCGATAATGGTGGGCCATGCTTATGGCCCACCCACCATgaataaagaaaagtttttctttcaaaaagaaagacaagaaCCTTGTTTGGTCGTTCTCAAGTCCAATCgagtttaaattttgtaatatttaagtattttattaaattttaaatatttacttaatttaatttaaatattaattgagTTCAATTTTGAACTCTTTATATGAATTAATTGTATAATCAAACTTAATCGAATTCAAtgtgaataatttaaatattttttaactcaaactcaaaaataaaaaataaatgaaaaaaattcaattgaatTGAAATCTCGATTTTCTAACATactttaattcaaaatatttttttaattttttaatatttataattcgATTCATTCATTATCGAGTTAGATTGCTTTCGCTGTTAAATTGAGTTCGAATTTTGTAATCCTAGGCCCGAGTCCTTTACaagttttattgttttttttaaaaaatttcaatattatataaatttataataaaagttttttaatACTTAACTTTCACGACATTCCCGGACAATCCAATCTGTCCCTGACCCGCACCGGAAACTTTAAGTGAACCAAATCTCATTCTCATTTCAACGCGTCCAGTTCACTTTCCCAATAAATAAAGTCCGTTTATATCACTCGATTCTTCACGCACGTGTCAAACGGAGCTACCCCCCGGCTAAGTAACTGAAGGATACATCTGGCAAAACAGAATTTGAATAAGGGTATTTTAGGAAACATAGTATGGGGGCAAAAACTGATGATATAAAGGAACGTGAGGCTCAGTCGAAACCCTATCACTTACTCTCTTTTAATATAGCTTTCTTGCTTAGCCGCTAGGGTTTTAGCGTCAAGTCTCTCACCTTTGCAAAGGTTCGATCTTCAGAtcctcaattttaattttttttagttccTTTTCATcgattaattcatttatttttcttttttcccgaTTTGAATTCTCTGGAGTCGTTGTTTTGCTGTTTAAAGATCTTATTTATTCACTTATATTATAATTGCGAAGATCTGTTTGCtgatttttgtctttttttttagatgagattgctttatttttgctttaaatttgttttagtttttattctgttgtattattattattttgttagtCGATTTTTTCTAATGATGATTCGAAGATCTGGTTGCTTTTttaagaggaattgttgttttATTATAGATATCTGTTGGAACATATGAGAATTATGAGTATTATGTGAAGTAGAATGAAGCTAAACGGGTGGATTTGTgctatttttgttgtttcttaaaatattaagaGAATTTTGTTTTAGGATTTTGTTGTgcaattaagttattttttgAGACAAAAGTCTATGATTTAATCATTCTATGTCTTTTGCTTTAAATTATGAGACTTTAAGTAAGTGTATATGTTTGATTTTATCTGGGTTGTGTCTTATTTTGCATGATAGATGTTTCATATGTGAATCATAGTAGATTGAAAACGGGCAAATGAATGAAATGCAACATCAGTTTTGGTATCAATAAGCTGTATTAtgtgtttgtttgttttcaaACATACttagtttttttcttatctttacATATGTGCtttttggattttatttttgaatgtGGAAAGCAAGTAGTTAAACCAATCAATACTCTAGATGTTGCCTGTTTATTGCTTTTTTGACGGTTCTTTTTGCtgtttaaatatataaaggattctggtttaatttttttatttatgttggTCCAGCTCCAGGCTAATACTACAAAATGGGTAAGGAAAAGGTTCACATTAACATTGTGGTTATTGGCCATGTTGACTCTGGAAAGTCGACCACCACCGGTCACTTGATTTACAAGCTTGGAGGTATTGACAAGCGTGTGATTGAGAGGTTCGAGAAGGAAGCTGCTGAAATGAACAAGAGGTCATTTAAGTATGCCTGGGTGCTTGACAAGTTGAAAGCTGAGCGTGAGCGTGGTATTACCATTGATATTGCCTTGTGGAAGTTCGAGACCACCAAGTACTACTGCACTGTCATTGATGCCCCTGGACATCGTGACTTTATCAAGAACATGATTACTGGTACCTCTCAGGCTGACTGTGCTGTCCTTATCATTGACTCCACCACTGGAGGTTTTGAAGCTGGTATTTCTAAGGATGGACAGACCCGTGAGCATGCTCTCCTTGCCTTCACTCTTGGTGTGAGGCAAATGATTTGCTGTTGCAACAAGGTAAGTTATTGCATTCATAATTTGAAGTTAAAGTAGTTTCTAATCGGTTTGTCTAGTGATAATGTAATGCATTTGTAGCTAATATATATCTATTTCCTCGACAGATGGATGCCACAACCCCCAAATACTCAAAGGCAAGGTATGATGAAATTGTGAAGGAAGTTTCTTCATACTTGAAGAAGGTTGGATACAACCCTGACAAGATTCCCTTTGTCCCCATTTCTGGTTTTGAGGGTGACAACATGATTGAGAGGTCCACCAACCTTGACTGGTACAAGGGTCCAACTCTTCTTGAGGCTCTTGACCAGATTAATGAGCCCAAGAGACCCTCTGACAAGCCCCTCCGTCTCCCACTTCAGGATGTGTACAAGATTGGAGGTATTGGAACTGTCCCAGTGGGTCGTGTTGAAACCGGTATGCTCAAGCCTGGTATGGTTGTTACATTCGGTCCCTCCGGATTGACCACTGAAGTTAAGTCTGTTGAGATGCACCACGAGGCTCTTCAGGAGGCTCTTCCTGGTGACAATGTTGGGTTCAATGTGAAGAACGTTGCTGTCAAGGATCTCAAGCGTGGTTTTGTTGCCTCAAACTCAAAGGATGATCCTGCCAAGGAGGCAGCCAACTTCACCTCCCAAGTCATCATCATGAACCACCCAGGGCAGATTGGAAATGGTTATGCCCCTGTTCTTGATTGCCACACCTCCCACATTGCTGTAAAGTTTGCTGAGCTCTTGACCAAGATTGACAGGCGTTCTGGTAAGGAGCTTGAGAAGGAGCCCAAGTTCTTGAAGAATGGTGATTCTGGTATGGTTAAGATGGTTCCCACCAAGCCTATGGTTGTGGAAACCTTCTCTGAGTACCCCCCACTGGGGCGATTTGCTGTGAGGGACATGAGACAGACTGTTGCTGTTGGTGTCATCAAGAATGTGGAGAAGAAGGACCCAACTGGAGCCAAGGTGACCAAGTCTGCTGCCAAGAAGGGTGGCAAGTGAACCGTGCAGGTTTTGGCTGATTCAGCTAAAGTCTATCATGGTTCCTACAATAAAGAGTTGGTTCTTGTTAGTGGGTCCATCATTGGGCATTTAATTACTTGTTTTGATGGCTATAGTTTTAAGTTATCACCGTCATGTCGAGGAAATTGTTCACAGAACTGGGTTCTTGATAGGCGGTGGCGAGGTTTTATTGTCTGAGTCCGTAGTGTGTCTTATTTGCTGTTGTCTTATGAGTTGAAAACATTAAAAGGTGTCTGTTTTCTGTGTTGCTATTTTGCACCATAACCAGCTCAGGAGTTTTAGGTCTGTTCCTGAGCTCCTTGAATGttaatcaaacattttatatCATCTAAACTTGTGTGTTTTCCTGTTATGATTTTGCCATCTTTTTTTTACCTTATTAAATTGATGTAGTGCAGTACTTAGCTCTCTTGTATCCTTTATCTGCAAATTGATGT
Proteins encoded in this region:
- the LOC18586354 gene encoding elongation factor 1-alpha, with translation MGKEKVHINIVVIGHVDSGKSTTTGHLIYKLGGIDKRVIERFEKEAAEMNKRSFKYAWVLDKLKAERERGITIDIALWKFETTKYYCTVIDAPGHRDFIKNMITGTSQADCAVLIIDSTTGGFEAGISKDGQTREHALLAFTLGVRQMICCCNKMDATTPKYSKARYDEIVKEVSSYLKKVGYNPDKIPFVPISGFEGDNMIERSTNLDWYKGPTLLEALDQINEPKRPSDKPLRLPLQDVYKIGGIGTVPVGRVETGMLKPGMVVTFGPSGLTTEVKSVEMHHEALQEALPGDNVGFNVKNVAVKDLKRGFVASNSKDDPAKEAANFTSQVIIMNHPGQIGNGYAPVLDCHTSHIAVKFAELLTKIDRRSGKELEKEPKFLKNGDSGMVKMVPTKPMVVETFSEYPPLGRFAVRDMRQTVAVGVIKNVEKKDPTGAKVTKSAAKKGGK